GGCCAGGTTGCCCAGGCCCTGGCCCAGGCACTCGCGGTTGACGTCCAGCACCTGGCCACTGCGCTGCGCCAGGGCCTTGGCCACGGCCATGGCCTGGCCCAGCGCCACGATGGCCAGCGCCAGCGCCATGGGCAGCAGCTGCGGCAGCAGCTCCCAGTGCAGCGCGCGCTGCAGCCCGGCCCACTGCCATTGCGGCCAGGCCGACGGCGGCGTGCCCACCACCAGCGGCGCGCTGGCCAGCCAGGGCCCGCCGGCCCCCATGCCCATGCCCATGCCCATGCCCATGCCCGCACCCACGCCCACGCCCGCACCGGCTGAGCCCGGCGCGGCGGCCACGGCGCCAAACAGCGCCGTGCGCCGCGTGGCGTCGGCCAGCCACCAGGCCGCCAGCCCGCCCACCAGCAGCGCCGCTAGCAGGTGCGGCCCGCGCCGCCACCAGCGCCGCCCGGCGGCGGCCAGCCCCAGCACCAGCAGGCCCACCGCCAAAGCCGGCAGCGACACGCCGCGGGCCCAGGCCTCGGGCGGCGCCATGCGCCCGGCCGCGCCCATCAGCCCGGCCAGGGCATGCCAGGCGATCAGCGCCGCGGCGCCGCTGGTGAAGCCCAGCATCACCGACGGCGAGATGAAGTTGGCCAGCGTGCCCAGGCGCAGCAGCGCCAGCAGCGCCTGCATCAGGCCGACCAGCAGCGTCAGCACACCGGCCAGGGCGATGGCCAGCAGCGCGTCGCCCTGGGCCAGCGGAGCCAGCATGGCGCCCAGCGCCAGCGAGGTGGCATTGGTGGGCCCGGTGGCCACATGCCGGCTCGAGCCGGCCAGCGCCGCCACCGCCGCCGGCAACACCGCCGCGGCCAGGCCCATGGCCGGCGGCAGGCCGGCCAGCGCGGCAAAGGCGATGCCCTGCGGCAGCACCAGCACCGCGCCCAGCAGGCCGGCCAGCGCATCGGCGCGCAACGTGGCGCGCCAGCCCCCCTGGCGCAGCAAGGCCAGCCAGGGCCACCAGCGTTCAAGCGCCGGGGCGGCGGGGGCAAGGGGCGGGGCCGGCATGCCCGCCAGCGTATCAGCGCGCCGGGTCGCCGGCCGGCGGCCCCTTCCGCCAGAATCGGCGCCAGCCACCCCCGGCCCTGACCGACGAGAGCCCTGCCATGCCGCGCCTGCCCAGCACCCCACAGCCCCCGCGGCACCGCGCCGGCCACGCCTGGCGGCGGGCCACCACCGCCCTGGCGACCAGGAGCGCAAAGCGCGCAACGGGCGCGCTGGCCGCCATCGCCGCCATGGCCGCGATCGCCGCCCTGGCCACGCTGCCAGCCGCGCCGGCGCAGTCGGCCACGCTGCGCATCGCCAGCGCCTTCGATCCGCAAAGCATGGACCCGCATGCCGTGGCCCTGCTGTACCACACGCGGGTGGTGACCCAGGTGTATGAATCGCTGGTCACGCGCGACGAGCAGTTCCGCCTCGAACCCGGCCTGGCCACCGCGTGGAAGCAGCTGGCGCCCGCCACCTGGCGCTTCACGCTGCGCCAGGGCGTGAGCTTTCACGACGGCACGCCGTTCAGCGCCGACGATGCGGTGTTCTCGCTCGAGCGCGCCATGGGCCCGGGCTCGCAGCGCAGCTTCCAGCTCACCGGCGTGGCGGCAGTGAAGAAGATCGACGCCAGCACCATCGAGCTGCAGCTCAAGCAGCCCGATGCGGTGCTGCCCGACAAGCTGCTGTTCGTGGCCATGATGAGCCGCGCCTGGTGCCGCCAGCATGGCGTGGAGAAGGCGCAGAACTTCGATGCCCGGCAGGAGACCTTTGCGGTGCGCAACGCCAATGGCACCGGCCCGTTCAAGCTGCTGAACTACGCGCCCGATGCCAGGCTCGAGCTGGCCCGCCATGTGCCCTGGTGGGGCTGGAAGGACAGTCAGCGCAACGGCAACCTCGACGGCGCGGTGTACCTGCCGATCAAGAGCGATGCCACGCGCCTGGCGGCCCTGAGCTCGGGCGAGGTCGACCTGGTGCTCGACCCGCCCTTCCAGGACGTGAGCCGCCTGAAGCAGGACCCGAAGATCCGCGTGCGCAGCACCAGCGACCTGGGCACCCAGTACCTCAGCTTCGACCTGGCGCGCAACGAGCTGCTGCACGGCGACGTGAAGGACCGCAATCCGTTCAAGGACCTGCGCGTGCGCCGCGCCGTGGCGCATGCGGTGAATGTGGAGCTGATCATCCAGAAGGTGCTGCGCGGCCAGGCCGTGGCCGCCGGCAGCTTTGTCTCGCCGCTGGTGGACGGCTACGACCCGGCGCTCGACAAGCGCCTGCCGCACGACCCCGCCAAGGCGCGCGCGCTGCTGGCCGAGGCCGGCTACCCGCAGGGCTTTGGCGTCACGCTCGACTGCGTGAACGTGGCCTGGCGCGAGGCGGTGTGCCAGGCCGCGGCGGCCATGCTCACGCAGGTGGGCATCCGCACCCAGCTGCGCAGCAGCCCGACCAACCAGTTCTTTCCCAAGCTGACCCAGGGCACGGCCAGCTTCATCGAGTTTGGCTGGACGCCCACCACCGACCCCTGGAACACGCTGAACGGCATGGTGCGCAGCTTCGATCCCAGCGGTGGCGGCGGCTTCAACGCCGGGCGCTACAGCAACCCGCAGCTCGACACGCTGATCGACGCGGTGCGCGTCGAGCCCGATCTGGTCAAGCGCCGCGCCCGCGTGGGCGTGGCGCTGCGCCTGATCGCCGACGAGATGCCCTACCTGCCGCTGTACCGCCGCACGTTGAACTGGGCCGCCAGCAAGAAGGTGCAGCTGGTGCAGTGGCCCAGCGACACGCTCGAGCTGCGCTGGGTCAGGCTGGCGCCCTGAGCGGCACCCTGAACAGCGCCTTGAGCGGCGCCCAGAGCGGCGCGTTGCGGCCCCGCGCGCCCGCTGCGGCTCACAAGGTGAGAAGGAACCGTCGCGAGC
The genomic region above belongs to Aquabacterium sp. OR-4 and contains:
- a CDS encoding SulP family inorganic anion transporter, encoding MPAPPLAPAAPALERWWPWLALLRQGGWRATLRADALAGLLGAVLVLPQGIAFAALAGLPPAMGLAAAVLPAAVAALAGSSRHVATGPTNATSLALGAMLAPLAQGDALLAIALAGVLTLLVGLMQALLALLRLGTLANFISPSVMLGFTSGAAALIAWHALAGLMGAAGRMAPPEAWARGVSLPALAVGLLVLGLAAAGRRWWRRGPHLLAALLVGGLAAWWLADATRRTALFGAVAAAPGSAGAGVGVGAGMGMGMGMGMGAGGPWLASAPLVVGTPPSAWPQWQWAGLQRALHWELLPQLLPMALALAIVALGQAMAVAKALAQRSGQVLDVNRECLGQGLGNLAGGLSGALVSCGSLNRSLPNYEAGARTPLASVAAALWLLVLLALAGPLLAWIPLAGVSALLLVVAWSLIDRAAWARLARLDRSELGIALATALATLVLRLEMAVLTGVMLSLVAYLWGVSRPALRSMGFGSQAAGRPFVVLDGAAPGSVLPECPQLKLLRMEGSVWFGAVAHVAEHLRALRSAPGAPRHLLVMAKSMNALDLAGADLWDDERQRRREMGGDLYFHRPRPPVLALWRRSGFLARLGEDHVYPDKQRAIARIVPRLDPAICAGCQVRLFDECGERPGAPIAPMI
- a CDS encoding ABC transporter substrate-binding protein translates to MAAIAALATLPAAPAQSATLRIASAFDPQSMDPHAVALLYHTRVVTQVYESLVTRDEQFRLEPGLATAWKQLAPATWRFTLRQGVSFHDGTPFSADDAVFSLERAMGPGSQRSFQLTGVAAVKKIDASTIELQLKQPDAVLPDKLLFVAMMSRAWCRQHGVEKAQNFDARQETFAVRNANGTGPFKLLNYAPDARLELARHVPWWGWKDSQRNGNLDGAVYLPIKSDATRLAALSSGEVDLVLDPPFQDVSRLKQDPKIRVRSTSDLGTQYLSFDLARNELLHGDVKDRNPFKDLRVRRAVAHAVNVELIIQKVLRGQAVAAGSFVSPLVDGYDPALDKRLPHDPAKARALLAEAGYPQGFGVTLDCVNVAWREAVCQAAAAMLTQVGIRTQLRSSPTNQFFPKLTQGTASFIEFGWTPTTDPWNTLNGMVRSFDPSGGGGFNAGRYSNPQLDTLIDAVRVEPDLVKRRARVGVALRLIADEMPYLPLYRRTLNWAASKKVQLVQWPSDTLELRWVRLAP